In Brassica rapa cultivar Chiifu-401-42 chromosome A06, CAAS_Brap_v3.01, whole genome shotgun sequence, a single window of DNA contains:
- the LOC103874979 gene encoding uncharacterized protein LOC103874979 isoform X1 — translation MVLTDTIFELPLNCGIEIGIGNIVFVRGDGVTSLCDYRFRSRQFSLRGFDIFEMYSDRVVAETVSKNTVKNRLNGGSGDGRQVTRKRGREDDDKWEHDLFDDDTKPRVSNRKVDPRDLRLKLQKKHHGLQSRLGGARLGERDLREKLSGTKNPPPRNTNLQKSTREATRPAVKNGSGETKSETRAALNKAVKKKPQEAGTSVDSFLESLGLEKYSTSFQVEEVDMDALMHMTDDDLKALLIPMITRVTMLIKDRNTIS, via the exons ATGGTACTGACGGATACTATCTTTGAGCTGCCGCTTAACTGTGGAATCGAAATCGGAATTGGAAATATCGTTTTCGTTCGAGGCGACGGCGTCACCTCTCTCTGTGATTATCGTTTTCGTTCGAGGCAGTTCTCTCTGAGAG gttTTGACATATTCGAGATGTATTCTGATCGAGTGGTGGCTGAGACTGTAAGCAAGAATACGGTGAAGAACCGTCTCAATGGCGGCTCCGGCGACGGGAGACAAGTCACCAGGAAGag AGGACGGGAGGATGACGATAAGTGGGAGCATGATCTTTTCGATGACGACACCAAGCCTCGAGTTTCAA ATCGCAAGGTTGACCCTAGAGATCTCCGCTTGAAGCTCCAGAAGAAACATCATGGCTTGCAGAGTCGACTAGGAGGAGCTCGTTTGGGGGAGCGGGATCTGCGTGAGAAGCTATCTGGGACAAAGAATCCACCACCAAGGAACACTAACCTACAAAAATCTACAAGGGAAGCTACTAGACCAGCCGTAAAGAACGGTTCAGGTGAAACCAAGTCTGAGACCAGAGCAGCTTTGAACAAAGCTGTCAAGAAGAAACCACAAGAG gcTGGTACGTCAGTTGATAGCTTCCTGGAATCATTGGGTCTTGAGAAATATTCAACCTCATTTCAAGTGGAAGAA GTTGATATGGATGCTCTGATGCATATGACAGATGATGACCTCAAAGCTCTGCTCATACCAATG ATTACAAGAGTAACGATGCTCATAAAAGATAGAAATACGATCTCATAG
- the LOC103874979 gene encoding uncharacterized protein LOC103874979 isoform X2 produces the protein MVLTDTIFELPLNCGIEIGIGNIVFVRGDGVTSLCDYRFRSRQFSLRGFDIFEMYSDRVVAETVSKNTVKNRLNGGSGDGRQVTRKRGREDDDKWEHDLFDDDTKPRVSNRKVDPRDLRLKLQKKHHGLQSRLGGARLGERDLREKLSGTKNPPPRNTNLQKSTREATRPAVKNGSGETKSETRAALNKAVKKKPQEAGTSVDSFLESLGLEKYSTSFQVEEVDMDALMHMTDDDLKALLIPMGPRKKILLALGSKR, from the exons ATGGTACTGACGGATACTATCTTTGAGCTGCCGCTTAACTGTGGAATCGAAATCGGAATTGGAAATATCGTTTTCGTTCGAGGCGACGGCGTCACCTCTCTCTGTGATTATCGTTTTCGTTCGAGGCAGTTCTCTCTGAGAG gttTTGACATATTCGAGATGTATTCTGATCGAGTGGTGGCTGAGACTGTAAGCAAGAATACGGTGAAGAACCGTCTCAATGGCGGCTCCGGCGACGGGAGACAAGTCACCAGGAAGag AGGACGGGAGGATGACGATAAGTGGGAGCATGATCTTTTCGATGACGACACCAAGCCTCGAGTTTCAA ATCGCAAGGTTGACCCTAGAGATCTCCGCTTGAAGCTCCAGAAGAAACATCATGGCTTGCAGAGTCGACTAGGAGGAGCTCGTTTGGGGGAGCGGGATCTGCGTGAGAAGCTATCTGGGACAAAGAATCCACCACCAAGGAACACTAACCTACAAAAATCTACAAGGGAAGCTACTAGACCAGCCGTAAAGAACGGTTCAGGTGAAACCAAGTCTGAGACCAGAGCAGCTTTGAACAAAGCTGTCAAGAAGAAACCACAAGAG gcTGGTACGTCAGTTGATAGCTTCCTGGAATCATTGGGTCTTGAGAAATATTCAACCTCATTTCAAGTGGAAGAA GTTGATATGGATGCTCTGATGCATATGACAGATGATGACCTCAAAGCTCTGCTCATACCAATG